The genomic DNA GCTGAGGCCGCGCTTCAGCTCCTGGTTGAAGATCGAGGAGGCGCGGTCGCAACCGCGGGCCGCCGTCTCGATCTGCTCTTCGAAGCCGATGCCGGATTCCTTACCGCTCAGGAACTCGGTAATGCCGGCGGCGGTTACGCGGGCCAGGTGGCTGACCTTGTATTCCTTCTTCGAAGCCAGCGCCAGGGCTTCCTTGACTTGGCCGGCCTTGAGCATTTCGGCCAGCTTGGGGGCGACTTCCCGGGACTTGCTGTGGGCTTTGCGGAAGAAGAGCTGCCGTTCGATAAAGAAATAAAGGGAGACGATGGACAAAGCGATTAGTAATAGGGACACTGTTTTGGCCACGGCGCCCATGGCCTGCCACATTTCAACGAGACCGAATTGCATTGACGTACCTCCTAAGATGTATCGAAAGCTCTACGCTTTACGTGCTTACTTCAGGGTGAATCGGACGGTGACGGTGAAGATGACGCCGCGGGGCCGGCCGTTGATGATCATCGGCTCGTAGACCCACTGGCGCACCGCATCGATGGCCGCCTGGTCCAGCAGGGGGATGGAACGAAGCATCTTGATGTTCTGGACCCGGCCGTAAATGTCGGTCTGGGCTTCCAGGATGACGATCCCTTCGACCCGGGCCTGACGGGCGATCTCCGGATAGAGAGGCGGAACTTCCTTG from Candidatus Aminicenantes bacterium includes the following:
- a CDS encoding MotA/TolQ/ExbB proton channel family protein — protein: MQFGLVEMWQAMGAVAKTVSLLLIALSIVSLYFFIERQLFFRKAHSKSREVAPKLAEMLKAGQVKEALALASKKEYKVSHLARVTAAGITEFLSGKESGIGFEEQIETAARGCDRASSIFNQELKRGLSLLATIATSAPFIGLFGTISGIINAFRGMAVTGSGGIGAVAGGIAEALVTTAFGIGVAVIALWCYNLLNTKIEVYDAEMSNTASQVIDFFVRKQAK
- a CDS encoding energy transducer TonB, which produces QIAEEQISDVGIEGGVEGGVEGGVIGGVLGGVVGGVLGGVVGEVEAPVRAIGEIRAPKLVKEVPPLYPEIARQARVEGIVILEAQTDIYGRVQNIKMLRSIPLLDQAAIDAVRQWVYEPMIINGRPRGVIFTVTVRFTLK